In Roseofilum reptotaenium CS-1145, the DNA window TCCCGACTGGATCGTGGAAAAATGGTTAACCCAACTCGGGGAAACGGAAACGGAACAGTTATGTGAGTGGTTTAACCATCCTCCCCATCTGGATCTGCGGGTGAATATTCATAAAACTTCGGTGGAAGCAGTCGAAAAGGCTTTCCAGGACTCGGATATTCCGGTGGAGCGACTGCCCTATTCTCCCCAAGGGTTGAGATTATTGAAAAAAGTAGGAGCGGTGCAGCAGTTACCCGGTTTTGAGCAAGGATGGTGGAGCATCCAAGATGGTAGCGCCCAACTGGTGGGGTATTTGCTCGATCCACAACCCGGAGAAGTGGCGATCGATGGGTGTGCTGCTCCTGGAGGCAAAACCACCCATTTAGCCGAATTAATGGGCGATCGCGGCACAATTTGGGGATGCGATCGCCAAGGTTCGCGCTTGAAAAAGGTAAACCAAAATGCCCAACGTCTGGATTTACACTCAATTAAAACCCGTGTGGGGGATCTGCGCGAGATTGAAGATTTTTCCCAAAAAGGCGATCGCGTCTTAGTTGATGTTCCCTGTTCCGGGTTAGGGACACTCCACCGTCATGCCGATGCCCGGTGGCGACAGTCTCCAGAGTCCATTGAACAGCTATCGATGCTACAACAGGAACTGTTGACAAAAGCCGCATCTTGGGTGAAACCTGGGGGACTTTTGGTCTACTCCACTTGTACCCTCGACCCCCAGGAAAATGAGCAGGTGATTAGCCTCTTTTTAGACCAGAACCCCCAGTGGAAGATTTCTCCCGTGCGATCGCCGGAACCCTTAGCTCATTTGTCTACCCCTGAAGGCTGGATTAAGATTTGGCCTCACCGTCATCAGATGGATGGCTTTTTTATGGTGCGTCTCCAACTCACGTAGAGCGCTACGCACTAGAGGAGAACAAAGCTTTAAGAGTCCGTTTTGTCTTTATTCATGTCGGGAATATAATCGGGTTTTTCTGCATCTTCCCATCCTGCGGGGCGCTTAGAGTTGTACCAGGCGATCGAACCGATCGCCACCGCAGCAATAAATCCAACCACATAAACCAGGGTAAAGGCGAGAGGAAACGATCCAGCTTCCATGAGGATTAACATACGATGAAGTCCTGTTTTAAAAGTCATCTTTCAGGATATAGCGGTTTCGGCAATTGATCGCCCAAACCACTAATTTATAATCCTTTCAACTATCTATCAGACCGGATTGTAAGAGCGAACAGCCGTTCACTCTTACAGCTATCGCAGTGAATGAGTTGGTTAGGACAGTTAGGTTATGGTTTTAGGCAATAGGCAATAGAAAATGTCCTAACTCTCCTTTTTTCTGCTATATCATAAGCTACCCGATCAAACGCTAAAACCCGACGTACCAAAAGCTATTGCCTTGTCCCTCTTGCGTTTATCGAGTAGTCCCACACGAGACAGGCCTTAAATTGCGTTTATTTCCCTCAAACCCATCCGAAACCCAACCGGAGACTGGGGAAATGATAGAAACCCAAGATCGCCCGGTACTATCCATTCGAGCTGTTGTCGATCGCAGCATGACCAAAGTTCCTGGAGTTAAAGTCTCAACAACCGTCCCTGCTTCCGTAGGTACAGAGCGCACATTGAGACCATCATCAACTAAAGGGGTAACTCGATGACATAAACTCGTGCTGGGTTGAGCCAGAGCAGTTGAGGTACGACTCGGTAGAGCAGGAACTCTTGAAGAGGACTCTTCACACTCCTTTAAGCGCCCTTGTTGAATAAATCCCGGACGGGGTTCTAGTACCGTACGCCATCCATCTACTAACTCTGTTGTCATCACAACAGATTCATCAGGAAGAACACTTCTAATCGGTTTAGATCCGGTAGAAGGGTCTTGATAAATAAATGTACCCACACTAGCACAGAGGGTAATTTTTTCCGTTGTACAGAGTTTGAGGTCTCTAGTACGGACAAAACCTACAGTTGGCTCAGTGATAGCGATCCATCCATTTTGTACGTTTCCCCCTAAGATCACCCGATCGTTGACTTGAAGGGCACGAATTTTGCCCGAATCATCACTAGGTTCGTAGTGGATGAAAGTTCCCCGACCAGCAGCCCGACATTCTCCGGTAATATCTTCAGCCTGGGACACATAGGATGGTATTGGAGAGGCGATCGCTGGTAGCGATCGACCTGGAAAATGAGCCATCATTAATCCGAAAACGACTAACCCATGAAGGCCGTATTTCATACTGCTATACTCCTCAAGTAATCTGAATCCTGAGCAAGCTATGACCCACTGCTGTTGGAGTGCGATCTTCTGCCCTTTAGTCTTTTCAGTTAAGGATATATCATCAAATCCCCTTTGATCCGGTTCTTTATTCCGGAGTCAGAAATGGTAAAGTAGAACCTGAACTAGCATAGTCAGTTGTCCACCTTTGTATTTTTTTTGTCTAGCTTCAGTTATCCCAAATACTCCTATGAAGCTCAAATCTACAGTTACAGCCTTGATATTGTCCTTATTGGCGGTTGGGGCAACCGCCCAAATCAAGAGCAATCAAACTCAAACCTTTGCTTGTGGCGCTTCCCGTGATGGTATTCCCACAACGCTTGCTCTCGTTCCTAGAGGAAATATTCCCATTATTCGCTGGGTTTCTGAATATTTTACGCCTTTTGGCTACGATCCTCAGACTCGATGCGAACAAGTTTCCAATCGCCTACAAACCTACCAGGAACAGGGAATTGCTAATTTTATCACTACGGGTATTCAAGATGGTCTGGATGTCATTTGTGTCTCTAGTGTCTTGGGAGGACCCTGTACAGGACTCCTGTTTACCCTCCAACCAGGAGAGAGTGCAAGTCGTGTCATTCAGGATTTATTTGATGTCGGTCAATATGGTTTAAATCCTTTATTACAAGGGTCAAATACGGATCAAATCTATATTGATTTAAACCAACTCATGGATCAAGCTACCGTAGAAAATGATTCAGTAAATTCTCGTTAGTCAGAGCTAAAAAATATTCTTAGGAACCGAGATCGGTTCTTTTTTTGTCTTTTCTCTATTGAACTAACTCCCTAATTTTTGTTCGCAAA includes these proteins:
- a CDS encoding 16S rRNA (cytosine(967)-C(5))-methyltransferase, which produces MPNANPRQVAFSILKEIDRHDTYTDVALNRGLNGAQLAMVDRGLVTELVYGVVRRKRSLDALIGQFARKPIEQQPADLRLIFYLGLYQLRYLNQIPAPAVVHTTVELAKNNGLRGLSGVVNGVLRQYTRLPGDPLKLPDPVAQRLAILHSYPDWIVEKWLTQLGETETEQLCEWFNHPPHLDLRVNIHKTSVEAVEKAFQDSDIPVERLPYSPQGLRLLKKVGAVQQLPGFEQGWWSIQDGSAQLVGYLLDPQPGEVAIDGCAAPGGKTTHLAELMGDRGTIWGCDRQGSRLKKVNQNAQRLDLHSIKTRVGDLREIEDFSQKGDRVLVDVPCSGLGTLHRHADARWRQSPESIEQLSMLQQELLTKAASWVKPGGLLVYSTCTLDPQENEQVISLFLDQNPQWKISPVRSPEPLAHLSTPEGWIKIWPHRHQMDGFFMVRLQLT
- the psb35 gene encoding photosystem II assembly protein Psb35; this translates as MLILMEAGSFPLAFTLVYVVGFIAAVAIGSIAWYNSKRPAGWEDAEKPDYIPDMNKDKTDS
- a CDS encoding SH3 domain-containing protein, with the translated sequence MKYGLHGLVVFGLMMAHFPGRSLPAIASPIPSYVSQAEDITGECRAAGRGTFIHYEPSDDSGKIRALQVNDRVILGGNVQNGWIAITEPTVGFVRTRDLKLCTTEKITLCASVGTFIYQDPSTGSKPIRSVLPDESVVMTTELVDGWRTVLEPRPGFIQQGRLKECEESSSRVPALPSRTSTALAQPSTSLCHRVTPLVDDGLNVRSVPTEAGTVVETLTPGTLVMLRSTTARMDSTGRSWVSIISPVSGWVSDGFEGNKRNLRPVSCGTTR
- a CDS encoding COP23 domain-containing protein is translated as MKLKSTVTALILSLLAVGATAQIKSNQTQTFACGASRDGIPTTLALVPRGNIPIIRWVSEYFTPFGYDPQTRCEQVSNRLQTYQEQGIANFITTGIQDGLDVICVSSVLGGPCTGLLFTLQPGESASRVIQDLFDVGQYGLNPLLQGSNTDQIYIDLNQLMDQATVENDSVNSR